Proteins encoded within one genomic window of Dehalococcoidia bacterium:
- a CDS encoding GNAT family N-acetyltransferase has translation MINISKKLDDTIKSWLDTKLSELNEVNPGIFIGGVKDQSFKFPIWLFEYNNNLYIGAEEKIHKSILDLVDRFNSQMIFSQFGMYEISRITHPLGYYVWGPSWFMFTEKESWINFNDYKIEILSNEEIKNQLDEKIFWHNSYDCLNGFVIKDHGKIVASATLHDVGGNFVEIGLDTHPDAQLKGLGTNVYSAAGKWAFENNKIPYSSVGPWNIPSTRTQLKCGMKCIGVDMVGIDKFRLPPQPLGSPSNDIEIYDYYPSWAFNKNIHKK, from the coding sequence ATGATTAATATTTCAAAAAAATTAGATGATACTATCAAGAGCTGGTTAGATACCAAACTATCTGAATTAAATGAGGTTAATCCAGGTATTTTTATAGGTGGAGTTAAGGATCAAAGCTTCAAATTCCCTATATGGTTATTTGAATATAATAATAATTTATACATTGGTGCTGAAGAAAAAATTCATAAGAGTATTTTGGATTTAGTCGATAGGTTTAATAGTCAAATGATCTTTTCGCAATTTGGCATGTATGAAATTTCAAGAATTACCCATCCTTTAGGATATTATGTTTGGGGTCCTAGTTGGTTTATGTTTACTGAAAAAGAATCTTGGATCAATTTTAATGATTATAAAATTGAAATTTTGTCTAACGAAGAAATAAAGAATCAATTAGATGAAAAAATATTTTGGCATAACTCCTATGATTGTTTGAATGGTTTTGTTATAAAGGATCATGGCAAAATTGTTGCATCTGCAACTCTTCATGATGTTGGAGGAAATTTTGTAGAAATAGGTTTGGATACACATCCAGATGCACAATTAAAAGGTCTAGGTACTAATGTTTACTCTGCGGCAGGGAAATGGGCTTTTGAGAACAATAAAATTCCCTACAGCTCTGTTGGGCCCTGGAATATACCCTCTACAAGGACTCAACTAAAGTGTGGCATGAAATGTATAGGAGTAGATATGGTAGGTATTGATAAATTTAGACTACCTCCTCAACCCTTGGGCAGCCCCTCCAATGATATTGAAATTTATGACTACTATCCAAGTTGGGCATTTAATAAAAATATCCACAAAAAATAG